Proteins from a single region of Apium graveolens cultivar Ventura chromosome 7, ASM990537v1, whole genome shotgun sequence:
- the LOC141674720 gene encoding uncharacterized protein LOC141674720 — MEMIPGIPKPLEKATPTSYTDSPFHDNIALVEIPKRFTVPQMRSYDGTSDPLEHIAQFKQQMFTVPITSDLKEACMCKGFGSTLSGPSLQWVFEKTTSDLYKIVQRNKEPLRDYLTRFNREKMTIINYDVPTAIEAFRRGLERESPLYEKLTKYPYRIMDDVQGKAMAQVRLEEDIMENGEKYYQPSRKIATPRSREYKPYSRPPKDEVYVNSTRERNDWKREEHDDWRKDPNLPPTYDSYGFTITPSAMMKEFTKLGDVVKWPVKSNKPKANPDSKLSCDYHGDYGHKAYDCVAL, encoded by the exons ATGGAGATGATCCCTGGTATCCCAAAGCCATTAGAAAAAGCGACTCCCACAAGTTACACCGACTCACCCTTTCACGACAACATAGCCCTTGTAGAAATACCAAAACGCTTCACGGTACCACAGATGCGGTCATACGATGGAACTAGCGATCCACTAGAACATATTGCACAATTCAAGCAACAAATGTTTACAGTCCCGATTACGAGTGATTTGAAAGAGGCTTGTATGTGCAAAGGATTTGGTTCTACGCTGTCGGGACCATCCCTGCAATG GGTGTTTGAAAAAACCACAAGTGACTTGTACAAAATTGTGCAGCGAAACAAAGAACCTTTACGCGATTATCTAACACGGTTCAACAGGGAGAAAATGACCATTATCAACTATGACGTCCCTACGGCTATTGAAGCATTTAGAAGGGGGTTAGAACGGGAATCCCCACTTTACGAAAAATTAACAAAGTACCCATATCGAATAATGGATGATGTACAAGGCAAAGCAATGGCACAAGTAAGGTTGGAAGAGGACATAATGGAAAATGGCGAGAAATACTATCAGCCATCCAGGAAGATCGCGACGCCAAGGTCTAGGGAATACAAGCCCTACTCTAGGCCCCCCAAAGACGAAGTATATGTAAACTCAACACGAGAACGTAATGATTGGAAGAGAGAAGAACACGATGATTGGAGAAAGGACCCCAACTTACCACCAACCTACGACAGTTATGGTTTCACGATAACGCCTTCAGCCATGATGAAAGAATTCACTAAGTTGGGAGATGTGGTCAAATGGCCGGTGAAGAGTAACAAGCCTAAAGCAAACCCAGATTCCAAGCTATCGTGTGATTATCACGGAGACTACGGACATAAGGCCTACGACTGTGTAGCTCTATGA